A DNA window from Acetobacter aceti NBRC 14818 contains the following coding sequences:
- a CDS encoding methyl-accepting chemotaxis protein produces MTIDHTVLDIDSRLRFLGLGKAELDQMEGLVGPISRVLPQALNDFYLKISETPEVAHFFTSDEQKADASSKQYEHWKKIVSGRFGADYFRDVERIGVTHARIGLDPRWYIAGNSLLIEHIVEAVVRENWPTVVRGGFGRKPRITGNEEKLAKDLGLLIKATMLDMELAVTSALNELEKQRKMAKQEQEEALEMLAIALERVAEGNLVLSVDEKLKEKSPRLGSAFEKLLNGLGGLISSVRETAEKVEADGRAVGEASRNVAQQMNVQVSGLDTIVHTIEEVTVSVKAVADQTVHADTAVKDCCKEAERGQEIVSDASAAITKISDSSGQISQIIGMIDELALQTNLLALNAGVEAARAGDAGKGFGVVAQEVRALAGRSADAAKQIKTLVSMSVRDVEEGVKLAGSAGSAIGNTRSSVESVGGLIGQIAEASATQATRVDAINRDTVRLAQDTKRSASVLHNTIKIGQQLEVSSSQLLQLVTNFKVRKSGHERMSALSAAEWS; encoded by the coding sequence ATGACTATTGATCATACAGTTCTTGATATTGACAGCAGACTTCGCTTTCTTGGTCTCGGAAAAGCTGAACTTGACCAGATGGAAGGACTTGTCGGGCCCATTTCCCGGGTGCTTCCTCAAGCCCTGAATGATTTTTACCTCAAGATCAGCGAAACGCCTGAAGTCGCCCATTTTTTCACAAGTGATGAGCAGAAGGCTGACGCAAGCTCAAAGCAGTATGAACACTGGAAGAAGATAGTCAGTGGCCGGTTCGGCGCCGATTACTTTCGGGATGTGGAGCGTATAGGGGTTACACACGCCCGTATCGGGCTCGACCCCCGATGGTATATTGCGGGCAATTCCCTGCTTATTGAGCATATCGTTGAAGCAGTAGTCCGTGAGAACTGGCCTACGGTGGTGAGGGGTGGTTTTGGTCGTAAACCCCGGATCACAGGCAATGAAGAGAAGCTTGCCAAGGATCTCGGTTTGCTGATCAAGGCGACGATGCTGGATATGGAACTGGCGGTAACGTCGGCCCTTAACGAACTCGAAAAACAGCGCAAAATGGCGAAGCAGGAGCAGGAAGAAGCTCTTGAAATGCTGGCGATAGCTCTTGAGCGGGTCGCAGAAGGCAATCTCGTTCTGTCAGTAGATGAGAAGCTGAAGGAAAAATCTCCGCGACTGGGAAGTGCTTTCGAGAAGCTGCTCAATGGTCTCGGTGGGTTGATTTCTTCCGTGCGGGAAACGGCCGAAAAAGTAGAGGCTGACGGACGTGCCGTGGGCGAAGCCAGTCGCAATGTTGCGCAACAGATGAATGTGCAGGTCAGTGGTCTTGATACCATTGTGCACACAATTGAAGAAGTGACTGTTTCGGTAAAGGCCGTGGCGGATCAGACTGTCCATGCGGATACGGCGGTCAAGGATTGCTGCAAGGAAGCTGAAAGAGGGCAGGAGATTGTCTCTGATGCGTCCGCCGCCATTACAAAGATTTCTGATTCATCCGGGCAGATCAGCCAGATTATCGGCATGATTGATGAGCTTGCCCTGCAGACCAATCTGCTGGCCCTGAATGCCGGGGTGGAAGCAGCCCGTGCGGGTGATGCCGGGAAAGGGTTTGGGGTCGTCGCACAGGAAGTGCGTGCTCTGGCTGGGCGGTCAGCCGATGCCGCCAAGCAGATCAAGACTCTTGTTTCCATGAGTGTCAGGGATGTCGAAGAGGGCGTGAAGCTGGCAGGCTCAGCGGGAAGCGCCATAGGCAACACCAGAAGCTCGGTTGAGAGTGTCGGTGGCCTGATTGGTCAGATCGCAGAAGCGTCAGCCACGCAGGCAACGCGCGTTGATGCTATCAATCGGGACACGGTGCGGCTTGCCCAGGATACAAAAAGAAGCGCTTCTGTTTTGCATAACACGATCAAGATCGGTCAGCAGCTTGAAGTGAGCTCGTCCCAGCTGTTGCAACTGGTCACAAACTTCAAGGTGCGTAAATCGGGCCACGAGCGGATGTCAGCCCTTTCCGCAGCAGAATGGAGCTAA
- a CDS encoding penicillin-binding protein activator, with protein MNRTCRFLSREAADTKTNGGATGRLVGRSDTARSILRHTSRTLSRHLSGVALLALAACSSGGTSEPGGLAGSDTTASAPNVGLLLPLTGANGVLGNEMLAAAKLALSKQTGTLPLPKLDVHDTAGAGGATEAMQAAITSRDGIVLGPLTNVDTASIGPMAVRAGIPVIAFTSDLAQARPGVWVFGITPQQQVSRLVDAAKMEGRHHFAAFLPDTPLGHAMGDALVRACREASLADPQVVYHVGTPEAIRSGLATLSAYDTRVATASGQSTGPAQDLPDDLEAALSSASKASGTADAQSPGDPKASPSAQTSAATSSDASPPTLSAPPFDALLLADTGLSLKNVLDALKANQVRTSDVRLMGPGLWGAFAGKLGSVAGAWYAAPDPAARTLFVQQFSIQNHRVPKPLADLSYDAGSLANSVYSATGGKGYPVDLLTQPQGFSGVDGAFTLTGNGQTLRKLGIFEIQPGGGSRILPAPKSVAPVPGAS; from the coding sequence ATGAATCGGACATGCAGGTTCCTGTCGCGAGAGGCGGCTGACACTAAAACAAACGGTGGTGCTACGGGGCGTCTGGTCGGCAGGAGCGATACAGCACGCAGCATTCTGCGGCATACCAGCCGAACCCTTTCGCGTCACCTTTCCGGGGTCGCGCTTCTGGCACTTGCGGCCTGTAGCTCCGGTGGCACCAGCGAACCCGGTGGGCTCGCCGGGAGCGATACCACAGCCTCGGCTCCGAATGTCGGGCTGTTGCTGCCTCTGACCGGTGCGAACGGGGTTCTTGGCAATGAAATGCTGGCCGCCGCAAAACTGGCGTTGTCAAAGCAGACTGGAACTCTGCCGCTCCCTAAACTCGACGTTCATGATACGGCGGGTGCCGGTGGTGCGACAGAGGCCATGCAGGCGGCCATTACGTCCAGAGACGGTATCGTTCTGGGGCCTCTGACCAATGTCGATACGGCGTCTATTGGCCCGATGGCTGTGCGCGCAGGCATTCCGGTTATCGCTTTCACCAGTGATCTGGCACAGGCGCGTCCCGGCGTCTGGGTGTTTGGTATTACGCCGCAACAACAGGTCTCGCGTCTCGTGGACGCTGCAAAGATGGAAGGTCGCCATCACTTTGCGGCTTTCCTGCCCGACACACCTTTGGGCCACGCCATGGGTGATGCCTTGGTGCGCGCCTGCCGCGAAGCAAGCCTTGCTGATCCGCAGGTTGTCTATCACGTGGGTACGCCTGAGGCGATCAGAAGCGGACTTGCTACTCTGAGCGCCTATGACACCCGTGTCGCAACAGCTTCCGGTCAGTCGACCGGGCCTGCGCAGGATCTGCCTGATGATCTAGAGGCGGCGCTATCGTCCGCCTCTAAAGCGAGCGGAACGGCGGATGCCCAGTCGCCGGGCGACCCCAAGGCTTCTCCTTCGGCTCAGACGTCAGCCGCAACATCTTCGGACGCTTCCCCCCCGACCCTGTCCGCTCCTCCGTTCGACGCCCTGCTTCTGGCCGACACCGGACTGTCACTGAAGAATGTGCTTGATGCGCTCAAGGCCAATCAGGTCCGTACCAGTGACGTCCGTCTTATGGGGCCTGGCCTGTGGGGTGCTTTCGCAGGAAAGCTGGGATCCGTCGCAGGAGCCTGGTATGCAGCACCCGATCCAGCGGCCCGCACGCTTTTCGTGCAGCAGTTTTCTATCCAGAACCACCGCGTCCCCAAGCCGCTGGCAGATCTGTCATATGATGCAGGCAGTCTGGCGAATTCGGTTTATTCAGCAACGGGTGGAAAAGGATATCCGGTCGATCTGCTGACGCAACCTCAGGGTTTTTCCGGGGTCGATGGCGCTTTCACGCTGACCGGAAACGGCCAGACCTTGCGCAAACTGGGTATCTTTGAAATCCAGCCGGGCGGCGGTTCCCGTATTCTTCCTGCTCCGAAATCTGTTGCACCGGTTCCTGGAGCATCCTGA
- the rsmI gene encoding 16S rRNA (cytidine(1402)-2'-O)-methyltransferase yields MSDSSSASSSERLPVGPQAEGYPDDAPSHSEGMPPRHVRSDEEADAGEPAPLHKGGLLTLVATPIGNLGDLSPRAVQAMRSADLVLCEDTRVTARLFIEHNISTHAEPLHEHNERQRVPGLIDRLLAGQQIALVSDAGMPLLSDPGYRLVRAAIDADITITAVPGPNAALTGLVLSGLPPHPFLFVGFAPPRSTARKESFATLHAAERAGLKATLIWHEAPHRLAEMLNDLGEIFGEDRPAVVARELTKRFEEAKRGTLSTLASFYAETAARGEITVLIGPFEKTGQDADTLDKQLETALASQSVKDAAALVAKANGLPKKTVYARALELMAMRQKNTD; encoded by the coding sequence ATGTCCGATTCATCGTCCGCCTCTTCATCTGAACGGTTGCCTGTCGGGCCACAGGCGGAGGGTTACCCTGATGATGCTCCTTCCCATAGCGAAGGAATGCCGCCACGTCATGTCCGGTCTGATGAAGAAGCTGATGCTGGGGAACCAGCGCCTCTGCACAAGGGCGGTCTTCTGACGCTGGTGGCCACGCCGATCGGCAATCTCGGCGATCTTTCTCCTCGCGCCGTTCAGGCCATGCGTTCAGCAGATCTGGTGCTTTGCGAGGACACCCGCGTAACGGCGCGTCTGTTCATAGAGCACAATATCAGCACGCACGCTGAACCGCTCCATGAACATAATGAACGCCAGAGAGTGCCGGGACTGATCGACCGCCTTCTGGCAGGGCAGCAGATCGCGCTTGTCTCCGATGCAGGGATGCCGCTCCTGTCCGATCCCGGATATCGTCTGGTACGTGCGGCGATAGATGCGGACATAACCATTACCGCTGTGCCGGGACCAAACGCCGCCCTGACGGGCCTCGTTCTCTCAGGTCTGCCCCCTCATCCCTTCCTGTTTGTCGGCTTTGCGCCACCACGGAGTACGGCCCGAAAGGAAAGTTTCGCCACCCTGCACGCAGCTGAAAGAGCAGGCCTGAAAGCCACCCTGATATGGCATGAAGCGCCTCATCGTCTGGCAGAAATGCTGAACGATCTGGGCGAAATTTTTGGCGAGGACCGCCCCGCTGTCGTTGCTCGGGAACTCACAAAGCGTTTTGAAGAAGCAAAGCGCGGCACACTGAGCACGCTGGCTTCATTTTACGCTGAAACGGCGGCCAGAGGCGAAATCACCGTTCTGATCGGACCGTTTGAGAAGACAGGGCAAGATGCCGATACGCTCGACAAGCAGCTTGAGACAGCACTGGCCAGCCAGTCAGTCAAGGATGCTGCTGCTCTTGTTGCAAAAGCAAACGGCCTGCCTAAAAAGACCGTTTACGCCCGTGCGCTTGAACTCATGGCCATGCGCCAGAAAAATACTGATTAG
- a CDS encoding TonB-dependent receptor, producing the protein MTNRFIRHTLRPTPLTAGLTLACSALHPQTADAGTVKARHAHARTAVQKPVSKQGVAVQTTSVAPAAGVSTPSNTNAHAVNTGVKTLETGSKSESIVVHGRSMNVLTQDMGFGRMPQDVLHTPQTVNVVPKVLMEQQNVKSLEEALRNVPGITASVGEGEGGMSGDQFLIRGFQAQNDIYQNGLRDFGVYSRDSFDYDHVTVIKGPSSEVFGNGTTGGAINVTTKVAHLGNNYGGSFSGGSASYYRGTLDVNQQIGEHTAIRITGMGNENNEVGRNDIYSHRWGLAPSIGFGLGTKTTFTLEYFHQSDNRMPDYGVPVVTRPGATIGKPATEYGLNRKNWYGTTYDQDDSSTDMLTARFKHEFNDHITVFNDLKGGLYSRYYSASQPGCDTTCAKNFFTDPSAAMINRRGHLGGPEPYQQDDWSVQNVLSTLAKFNTGSVRHQIIAGVDVMHVYDRRKNYAYNFNGVNGTAADTTSMLNPSAYQPGLLLGGLGQYAGNLVTIPNGVGQKLYKTGDATDVGAFFSDQVWLVPWFSIKAGFRWDHWNSHYAATDGATLADTRLHQSQDTFNPNVSLMYTPTDNAMVYFNWSESTTPLGLYVTNSSEPMTANGSKMHPERSRLYEVGAKYNAFHGRVGFTVSAFRLEKSNAILGSDSNSSVIASSDRQRNQGVELSASGEIMKNWQLIGTYAYYNSETTWSTTAANVGKQVLYVPKNSATLWTTYTVAPGKPWNLMFGGGPTWREGVWLNAANTARVPANLDWSAVISHSFLNNHWRVAMNGYNLANRLNYANLFSDRAVPAVGRSFLFSVSANY; encoded by the coding sequence ATGACGAATCGTTTTATCCGCCATACACTACGACCGACACCGCTGACTGCCGGACTGACTCTGGCCTGTTCTGCTCTCCATCCGCAGACTGCCGATGCCGGAACAGTGAAAGCGCGTCATGCTCATGCCCGGACGGCGGTTCAGAAGCCTGTTTCAAAACAGGGTGTGGCGGTTCAAACGACCTCTGTCGCACCTGCCGCCGGAGTATCAACTCCATCAAATACGAACGCCCATGCAGTGAATACGGGTGTGAAAACCCTGGAAACAGGTTCGAAATCAGAAAGTATTGTGGTGCATGGTCGCAGTATGAACGTACTGACCCAGGATATGGGGTTTGGCCGCATGCCGCAGGATGTTCTGCACACACCGCAGACGGTTAATGTTGTGCCAAAAGTTCTGATGGAACAGCAGAACGTCAAATCCCTTGAAGAAGCGCTTCGGAACGTCCCGGGCATCACGGCATCGGTTGGTGAAGGTGAGGGGGGTATGAGCGGGGATCAGTTTCTGATTCGCGGATTTCAGGCCCAGAATGACATTTATCAGAACGGTCTGCGCGACTTTGGCGTCTATAGCCGTGACAGCTTCGATTATGACCATGTCACAGTTATCAAGGGTCCTTCTTCTGAAGTCTTCGGTAACGGCACGACAGGCGGCGCCATTAACGTCACCACCAAGGTTGCGCATCTGGGAAATAATTACGGCGGCAGCTTTTCTGGTGGTTCTGCGAGTTATTATCGTGGCACTCTCGATGTGAACCAGCAGATCGGTGAGCATACGGCTATCCGCATTACCGGCATGGGTAATGAAAATAATGAAGTCGGTCGTAACGATATTTACTCACATCGCTGGGGGCTGGCTCCATCCATAGGGTTTGGTCTTGGCACCAAAACGACCTTTACTCTTGAATACTTTCACCAGAGCGATAACCGGATGCCGGATTACGGTGTTCCGGTTGTTACGCGGCCCGGTGCTACAATTGGAAAACCCGCGACGGAATATGGTCTGAATCGCAAAAACTGGTACGGCACGACGTATGATCAGGATGATTCATCGACTGATATGCTGACGGCACGGTTCAAACACGAGTTCAACGACCACATCACAGTCTTCAATGATCTGAAAGGCGGTCTGTACAGTCGTTATTATTCAGCATCGCAGCCCGGATGTGATACGACCTGTGCGAAAAATTTCTTTACCGATCCATCGGCTGCGATGATCAACAGGCGTGGTCATCTCGGCGGTCCTGAGCCTTATCAGCAGGATGACTGGTCGGTGCAGAACGTGCTGTCCACTCTGGCGAAATTCAACACAGGCTCTGTCAGGCATCAGATTATCGCCGGTGTCGATGTGATGCATGTGTATGACCGTCGCAAGAACTACGCCTACAATTTCAACGGGGTGAATGGTACTGCTGCTGATACGACCAGCATGTTGAACCCTTCAGCTTATCAACCCGGACTACTTCTTGGTGGGCTGGGCCAGTATGCAGGAAATCTTGTGACTATCCCGAACGGTGTTGGTCAGAAGCTGTACAAGACAGGCGATGCAACGGACGTGGGTGCGTTCTTCTCTGATCAGGTCTGGCTTGTGCCGTGGTTCTCGATCAAGGCCGGCTTCCGTTGGGATCATTGGAACAGCCATTATGCCGCGACCGATGGTGCGACGTTGGCCGATACACGGCTGCATCAGTCGCAGGATACGTTCAATCCCAATGTCAGTCTGATGTATACGCCGACTGACAATGCCATGGTGTATTTCAACTGGTCAGAGTCCACGACCCCTCTGGGACTGTATGTGACGAACAGCAGCGAGCCGATGACAGCCAATGGGTCGAAGATGCATCCCGAGCGCAGTCGTCTTTATGAAGTTGGTGCTAAATATAATGCATTTCACGGACGTGTAGGATTTACCGTATCGGCTTTCCGGCTTGAGAAGTCGAACGCGATCCTGGGAAGTGACAGCAACAGTTCTGTCATCGCGTCCAGTGATCGTCAGCGGAACCAGGGCGTGGAGCTGAGTGCCTCCGGTGAAATCATGAAAAACTGGCAGCTCATCGGCACATATGCGTATTATAATTCAGAAACCACATGGTCCACGACAGCTGCCAATGTGGGCAAGCAGGTTCTCTACGTTCCGAAGAACTCTGCGACGCTCTGGACGACTTACACTGTCGCACCCGGAAAGCCCTGGAACCTGATGTTTGGCGGTGGTCCGACATGGCGTGAAGGCGTCTGGCTGAATGCTGCCAATACAGCCCGGGTGCCCGCCAACCTTGACTGGAGTGCTGTGATTTCTCACTCGTTCCTGAACAATCACTGGCGTGTGGCCATGAACGGCTACAATCTCGCCAATCGCCTGAACTATGCCAATCTGTTCAGTGACCGTGCCGTTCCAGCCGTTGGGAGAAGCTTCCTGTTCTCGGTTTCCGCCAATTACTGA
- the fumC gene encoding class II fumarate hydratase translates to MNDTFMMHDTPIGINATGTRVETDSMGKIKVPAQHYWGAQTQRSLVHFSIGRDIMPIELCRAYGIVKKAAALVNLADGRLPKWKADAIIRASDEVTEGKLDSEFPLFVWQTGSGTQTNMNANEVIANRAIQLLGGEIGSKKPVHPNDDVNMGQSSNDSFPTTMHVVTLLEIENTLVPQIEELIAAIRSKSDQWMDVVKIGRTHLQDAVPLTVGQEWSGWAQQLEDALDALKASIPGLAQLAAGGTAVGTGLNAPPGFSKAIAAKIAELTGKPFITAPNKFAALGGLDAMVRASAGLRGLAVALMKIANDMRWLGSGPRCGLGELHLPENEPGSSIMPGKVNPTQCEAMVMIATQVMGNDTAVAFAGAQGNLELNVMRPVIVANVLHAIRILADGCHNFRVFSVEGTTLDKKNLQKYIEDSVMLVTALSPAVGYDKAAAIAHRAMEKGETLREAALASGVDEETFNKYVDPKKMVGKGLAGA, encoded by the coding sequence ATGAACGACACATTTATGATGCACGATACGCCCATAGGCATTAACGCCACGGGGACCCGCGTCGAAACTGATTCAATGGGCAAGATAAAGGTGCCCGCCCAGCATTACTGGGGCGCGCAGACCCAGCGGAGCCTCGTACATTTCTCAATCGGCAGGGATATCATGCCGATTGAGCTTTGTCGGGCCTATGGAATCGTGAAAAAGGCAGCGGCGCTCGTTAATCTTGCTGATGGCAGGCTGCCAAAATGGAAAGCGGACGCCATCATTCGCGCGTCTGACGAAGTCACTGAAGGCAAGCTCGACAGCGAATTCCCTCTTTTCGTCTGGCAGACCGGTTCCGGCACCCAGACCAATATGAACGCCAATGAGGTCATCGCGAACCGGGCGATCCAGCTTCTCGGTGGAGAAATCGGCTCAAAAAAACCCGTTCATCCCAATGACGACGTGAATATGGGGCAGTCGAGCAATGACTCCTTTCCCACAACCATGCATGTCGTGACGCTGCTGGAAATCGAGAACACCCTTGTTCCGCAAATTGAAGAGCTGATTGCCGCCATCCGCAGCAAATCCGATCAGTGGATGGATGTCGTCAAGATTGGACGCACCCATCTTCAGGATGCCGTACCACTCACCGTTGGACAGGAATGGTCCGGCTGGGCACAGCAGCTCGAAGATGCTCTCGACGCCCTGAAAGCCTCCATTCCGGGACTGGCCCAGCTTGCGGCCGGAGGGACCGCCGTCGGCACGGGTCTGAATGCGCCACCGGGCTTCAGCAAGGCGATTGCCGCGAAAATTGCCGAACTGACCGGCAAACCCTTTATCACCGCCCCCAATAAATTCGCGGCGCTGGGTGGTCTGGACGCCATGGTGAGAGCATCCGCCGGTCTTCGCGGCCTTGCCGTAGCGTTAATGAAGATTGCCAATGATATGCGCTGGCTGGGATCAGGTCCGCGCTGCGGTCTGGGAGAACTTCATCTTCCGGAAAACGAGCCCGGCTCGTCCATCATGCCCGGCAAGGTCAATCCGACCCAATGCGAAGCGATGGTGATGATTGCCACGCAGGTCATGGGCAACGACACCGCCGTGGCTTTCGCTGGAGCGCAGGGCAATCTCGAACTCAATGTCATGAGACCGGTCATTGTTGCTAATGTGCTCCATGCCATTCGCATTCTGGCGGATGGATGCCACAATTTCCGTGTCTTCTCTGTTGAAGGTACCACGCTCGACAAGAAGAATCTCCAGAAATACATCGAAGACTCAGTCATGCTGGTGACGGCCCTCAGTCCTGCTGTCGGTTACGACAAGGCCGCCGCCATCGCCCACCGCGCCATGGAAAAAGGTGAGACCTTACGTGAGGCGGCGCTTGCCTCTGGTGTCGATGAAGAGACCTTCAACAAATACGTCGATCCGAAGAAGATGGTCGGCAAGGGACTGGCCGGAGCCTGA
- a CDS encoding lysophospholipid acyltransferase family protein — protein MTSASSSSTTDKGPSVPFLMKLEALAARGALRLLRQIRPETASNIGGKLCSGIGPLLPVSKVADTNLRLAMPELNKAERKRIIKGVWDNLGRTVGEFPHIASLKEDTSAGPGFEVTGKEHLLAVAKSGGPVLFVSGHIGNWEMLPPGVAKYGAGFASFYRAAANPLVDRMIRDLRDAAMQDPLPLFAKGAKGAKDALRWVATGHRLGMLVDQKMNDGIEARFFSRPAMTAPALAAMALKFRCPVIPGHVQRLGPARLRIVVEPPMTLPDTGNRQNDVAAFTQAINDRLETWIRARPESWLWLHRRWPKELYRASNQYK, from the coding sequence ATGACTTCAGCTTCCTCTTCCTCCACGACAGATAAAGGTCCGTCCGTACCGTTTCTGATGAAGTTGGAAGCTCTGGCCGCCCGTGGCGCTCTGCGGTTGCTGCGACAGATCCGTCCGGAGACTGCTTCCAATATCGGAGGCAAGCTATGCTCCGGCATTGGGCCGCTTCTGCCCGTCTCGAAAGTGGCCGACACCAACCTCCGTCTCGCCATGCCGGAACTGAACAAGGCCGAACGGAAGCGCATCATCAAAGGGGTTTGGGACAATCTCGGTCGCACCGTCGGGGAATTTCCACATATTGCGTCCCTGAAGGAAGACACTTCGGCAGGACCGGGCTTTGAAGTCACCGGCAAAGAGCATCTGCTGGCGGTGGCCAAGAGTGGCGGACCGGTCCTGTTCGTCTCGGGTCATATCGGCAACTGGGAAATGCTTCCTCCCGGTGTCGCCAAATACGGTGCCGGTTTTGCCTCCTTCTACCGTGCGGCGGCCAATCCTCTGGTGGACCGGATGATTCGTGACCTACGCGACGCTGCGATGCAGGACCCGCTTCCCCTGTTTGCAAAGGGCGCGAAAGGGGCCAAAGACGCGCTGCGATGGGTGGCGACCGGCCATAGGCTGGGCATGCTGGTCGATCAGAAAATGAATGACGGCATTGAGGCACGTTTCTTCAGCCGCCCCGCCATGACCGCGCCAGCTCTGGCGGCCATGGCACTGAAATTCCGCTGTCCGGTTATTCCGGGGCATGTGCAACGCCTCGGACCAGCGCGCCTGCGGATCGTGGTGGAACCGCCAATGACCCTCCCTGACACCGGCAACCGACAGAATGATGTCGCCGCCTTCACCCAGGCCATCAATGACAGGCTGGAAACATGGATCCGGGCCAGACCCGAGAGCTGGCTTTGGTTGCACCGGCGCTGGCCCAAAGAGCTTTACAGGGCGTCGAATCAATACAAGTGA